Proteins co-encoded in one Garra rufa chromosome 7, GarRuf1.0, whole genome shotgun sequence genomic window:
- the LOC141338064 gene encoding axonemal dynein light chain domain-containing protein 1-like, which translates to MSVSVKCSPSPPDGAKPESRRTKRSSNAVNNMVADLPEVSERTPVKDRSSLQVRDDLIPDELLATLTSTACPQDRLGPLRLTKTPKDFKVCLIHRPDAVWHHPARRKKYQYFLNQPTSLTGAGRDVSFLCDAQVPLPAMAERSCADGDQNDVSSLETLIPEEYHIIKNKGLKGLQCYDDKFTVLLEDDKQKLRVFPSMKPSGRLEVIQLMKVMDKMLEKAGVHQEFQELSELSQIENLLELVQIEQNIYNIVFHELIRQVSVECVERGQLLAKIRERYVALLDRIPRQVKGLHTETLAQKALDRRLTEEIIHFKSSISKLNLELSAMKEHDENVSKEAEEAKGELAKALEESQRNANIVAEYHELYELQRRRLEGQMSQLYDEKDLWRKATYSLAVKIIKINKLHLVRRLNISEQIWAKTADHFTVFLTAKDSEDVSHIMELTEQWKDKLTNFMENLREAESKQRETIKSVRADVVKWHKFYSDKSRNPNMNIDKSSEDELSQDLKQWSTVLAQQCERYGGEDLVSGQETLVMLANLQESWIEVCLQLFRRHSGPEGGPPKGQEAMRELAKTITELQNQLGIRISGESGIHATLMLLIENTEFWSRKLKSLSGLSEEQSLSDWLKLEEALGNLMNLSKEALQLVDSTQSERDRAKKKPHTKIEMDDVLKALKEFQFSQENFFNCENMRLHEEVTSVHTKLIRWMVDLLLLMLPVQEPNLPMPELNAIVDVSVEKLEEDARKLSGKLDYISKYITSSCQAIVEEAIRKSSTQDDTENELYHLAKLQKECGEWVEACRILLSEVKGSPVDLQLSGKTLPQSLKKQPEEPKEEDEEKPLKDATGPYSFQSADEYEEEKDSRHDKDGSVMKLVGHDGNITEKNLGEDMVQLTGTEELVVSPHTENAKEAFNELEAVRTLQQELLDVETRAISAEVRALKAEEDLQAALDKIQDLERQLQARPSVETKSSKKNVTPATKAPSTPSEAKMKSQKPEASPKMSRGTKKR; encoded by the exons TGGTGGCAGATCTTCCTGAGGTGAGTGAGAGGACACCTGTAAAAGACAGAAGCAGCCTGCAAGTGCGTGATGATTTAATTCCAGACGAGCTTCTTGCAACTTTAACATCCACCGCATGTCCTCAAGACAGACTCGGACCCCTCAGATTAACCAAAACTCCAAAGGACTTTAAG GTTTGTTTAATACATCGCCCTGATGCAGTGTGGCACCATCCAGCTAGACGCAAGAAATACCAATACTTTCTCAACCAGCCGACCTCTCTGACTGGAGCTGGAAG AGATGTATCCTTTCTTTGTGATGCTCAAGTGCCTCTTCCGGCAATGGCTGAAAGAAGCTGCGCTGACGGAGATCAAAAT GACGTGAGTTCTCTGGAAACATTGATCCCGGAAGAATATCACATCATAAAAAACAAAGGCCTCAAGGGACTGCAGTGCTATGATGA CAAATTCACGGTTCTCCTAGAAGATGACAAACAGAAGCTAAGAGTCTTTCCATCAAT GAAACCAAGTGGACGTCTTGAGGTGATACAGTTAATGAAGGTCATGGACAAAATGTTGGAAAAAGCAGGTGTCCATCAAGAGTTTCAAGAGCTATCCGAACTCTCGCAG ATTGAAAATTTACTGGAGCTGGTTCAAATCGAGCAGAACATCTACAACATCGTATTCCACGAGCTGATCCGCCAGGTCAGCGTCGAATGTGTTGAGAGAGGACAACTTCTCGCCAAGATTAG GGAGAGGTATGTTGCCCTACTCGACCGTATTCCACGGCAGGTGAAGGGTCTACACACAGAAACCTTAGCACAGAAGGCTCTAGACCGCCGGCTCACCGAAGAGATCATTCACTTCAAAAGCTCCATTTCAAAACTCAATTT GGAACTAAGTGCTATGAAAGAACATGATGAGAATGTGTCCAAAGAGGCAGAGGAAGCCAAAGGGGAGCTCGCTAAAGCCCTGGAGGAGTCGCAACGCAATGCAAA TATTGTAGCAGAGTACCATGAGCTTTATGAGCTGCAGCGAAGGAGACTTGAAGGACAGATGTCTCAGCTATATGATGAAAAGGACCTCTGGAGAAAAGCCACCTACAGTCTTGCAGTCAAG ATAATAAAGATCAATAAACTTCATCTGGTCAGACGGCTAAATATTAGTGAACAGATCTGGGCCAAGACTGCAGATCATTTCACGGTTTTCCTAACAGCAAAG GACTCTGAGGATGTTTCTCACATCATGGAATTGACTGAGCAGTGGAAAGATAAGCTGACCAACTTCATGGAGAACCTCAGAGAAGCTGAAAGCAAACAACGCGAGACCATCAAATCTGTCCGCGCTGATGTTGTCAAGTGGCACAAGTTTTACTCAGACAAATCAAG GAACCCTAATATGAACATTGACAAGTCTTCAGAAGATGAGCTGTCCCAAGACCTGAAGCAATGGTCAACG GTGCTGGCACAGCAGTGTGAGCGTTATGGAGGAGAGGACCTAGTGTCTGGTCAGGAAACACTTGTAATGCTAGCAAACCTCCAAGAGTCCTGGATTGAGGTTTGTCTCCAGCTTTTTAGGAGACACTCTGGTCCAGAAGGAGGACCACCTAAAGGCCAGGAGGCCATGAGGGAGCTGGCAAAGACCATTACTGAGCTCCAGAACCAACTGGGAATCCGTATTAGTGGAGAAAGTG GGATCCATGCAACACTAATGTTGCTTATTGAAAATACGGAGTTCTGGTCAAGAAAATTAAAGTCCTTAAGTGGACTTTCAGAGGAGCAGTCCTTGAGTGATTGGCTCAAGTTGGAGGAAGCTCTTGGCAACTTGATGAATCTATCTAAGGAGGCTCTCCAGCTAGTGGACAGCACACAGTCAGAACGGGACAGGGCTAAAAAGAAACCTCACACCAA GATTGAAATGGATGATGTCCTAAAGGCACTGAAGGAATTCCAGTTCTCTCAAGAAAACTTTTTCAACTGTGAAAATATGAGGCTTCATGAGGAG GTAACTTCTGTTCACACCAAGTTGATTCGGTGGATGGTGGACCTTCTTCTACTGATGCTGCCGGTCCAGGAACCAAATCTTCCAATGCCTGAATTGAACGCCATTGTGGACGTGTCTGTTGAGAAGCTGGAAGAGGATGCTAGGAAGCTCTCTGGGAAACTTGACTACATCTCCAAGTACATCACAAG CTCTTGTCAGGCTATTGTGGAGGAGGCAATCCGGAAGAGCTCAACTCAGGATGACACAGAGAATGAGCTCTACCATCTTGCTAAGCTTCAG AAAGAGTGTGGCGAGTGGGTGGAGGCCTGTCGAATACTACTGTCCGAAGTGAAGGGAAGCCCTGTGGACCTGCAGCTGTCTGGAAAAACTCTGCCACAGTCT CTCAAGAAACAACCAGAGGAGCCTAAAGAAGAAGATGAAGAGAAACCCTTGAAAGACGCCACTGGGCCTTATTCTTTTCAGAGTGCTGATGAATAT GAGGAAGAAAAGGACAGCAGGCATGACAAAGATGGCTCAGTCATGAAGCTAGTTGGTCATGATGGCAATATCACTGAGAAGAACTTAGGAGAGGACATGGTCCAACTTACAGGG ACTGAAGAACTTGTGGTGTCTCCTCACACTGAAAATGCCAAGGAAGCTTTCAATGAATTAGAAGCAGTGAGAACTCTTCAGCAAGAGCTTCT AGATGTAGAGACGCGAGCTATCAGCGCGGAGGTACGAGCGCTAAAGGCTGAGGAAGACCTACAGGCAGCTCTGGACAAGATACAAGATCTGGAGAGGCAGCTACAGGCTCGGCCCAGTGTGGAGACCAAGT CGAGCAAGAAGAATGTTACACCTGCAACCAAGGCCCCCAGCACCCCTTCTGAAGCAAAAATGAAAAGTCAGAAACCTGAAGCAAGCCCAAAAATGTCCAGAGGAACCAAAAAACGCTAA
- the LOC141338065 gene encoding podocin-like yields MEKRAETPQHSSRSGRVKREPSPSAKERKTKAPKSVKLQEPHKRKEKPEVTEEEERGEVKEAQIISSSTVVNVDSVRERIKVDREELLGLLETEGPGEALKKRYLGVCELLLIVVFLSVVILFFPISIWFCVKIVREHERAVKYRFGHLLQKRARGPGLMFYLPFLDVCHIVDIRLKILKIPPHTVVTKDLVCTEVSAVCYYRIENVSVCYSSLAAIPDMLQALAQVSVREILAHHAFTDILLDRKRMAKEIQVNLDSVTCRWGIKVERAEIEEINLPPELQRNFAVENEARRLAQVKVIAAEGEKAACEALKASVESLSGSPVVMHLRLLQLLNNLRSEQPVVVLNIPPDVLTQSIDLNSLTRTGNQSVTAGDGSDEAKKDSPKKDSPMM; encoded by the exons ATGGAGAAGAGAGCAGAAACACCTCAACATTCTTCTAGATCTGGACGGGTAAAGCGAGAGCCATCGCCTTCTGCTAAAGAAAGGAAAACCAAAGCCCCCAAATCTGTGAAGCTCCAAGAGCCCCACAAGAGAAAAGAAAAACCAGAAgtaacagaagaagaagaaagaggTGAAGTCAAAGAGGCTCAAATCATCTCCAGCAGCACCGTTGTAAACGTAGACAGCGTGAGGGAACGGATAAAAGTAGATCGAGAGGAGTTATTGGGATTGCTGGAGACCGAAGGACCTGGAGAAG CATTGAAGAAGAGATACCTTGGAGTTTGTGAGCTGCTTCTCATCGTTGTGTTCCTCTCTGTGGTGATCTTGTTCTTTCCTATTTCAATCTGGTTCTGTGTGAAG ATTGTAAGAGAACACGAGAGAGCTGTGAAATATCGGTTCGGGCATTTATTACAGAAGAGAGCAAGAGGCCCTG GGCTGATGTTTTATCTCCCATTTTTGGATGTGTGCCATATAGTCGACATTCGTCTTAAAATACTCAAGATCCCTCCTCACACG GTGGTGACCAAAGATCTGGTGTGTACCGAAGTGAGTGCGGTGTGTTACTATCGCATCGAGAACGTGTCTGTGTGCTATTCATCCCTAGCCGCCATCCCAGATATGTTGCAGGCTCTGGCCCAGGTCTCCGTTAGAGAGATACTCGCCCATCATGCCTTCACTGACATTTTGCTAGACCGAAAACGGATGGCCAAGGAGATTCAG GTCAATTTAGATTCGGTAACCTGCAGATGGGGTATCAAAGTGGAAAGAGCGGAAAT AGAAGAAATCAATCTACCACCCGAGCTGCAACGCAACTTCGCAGTGGAGAATGAAGCGAGACGTCTGGCACAAGTCAAA GTGATCGCTGCAGAAGGAGAAAAGGCAGCTTGTGAGGCTTTGAAAGCTTCTGTAGAGTCTCTCTCTGGTTCTCCAGTGGTCATGCATCTTCGACTCCTGCAGCTCCTCAACAATCTGCGCTCTGAGCAGCCGGTTGTGGTCCTCAACATACCTCCTGATGTCCTGACTCAATCCATCGACCTCAATAGCTTGACCAGAACTGGCAATCAAAGCGTGACTGCAGGTGACGGCTCAGATGAGGCTAAAAAAGACTCACCCAAAAAAGACTCGCCCATGATGTAA